A region from the Aliarcobacter thereius LMG 24486 genome encodes:
- a CDS encoding globin domain-containing protein encodes MQFNITKGVFGERPAVKTPNKRFLEVVGEEGMRNLISAHYDILVESEIKELFPPKGPALEMAKKHSADFFIQICGGPKYFNESRGAPMMFVRHQPFKITPEAREVWLKSYIPILEKIEIEEELMISFWNYLDIFSIWMINTPSEN; translated from the coding sequence ATGCAATTTAATATTACAAAAGGAGTTTTTGGAGAAAGACCTGCTGTAAAAACTCCAAATAAGAGATTTTTAGAAGTAGTTGGAGAAGAAGGTATGAGAAATTTAATCTCTGCTCATTATGATATTTTAGTAGAAAGCGAAATAAAAGAGTTATTTCCACCTAAAGGACCTGCTCTAGAAATGGCAAAAAAACACTCAGCAGATTTTTTTATACAAATTTGTGGTGGTCCAAAATATTTTAATGAAAGTAGAGGAGCGCCTATGATGTTTGTAAGGCATCAACCATTTAAAATAACTCCTGAAGCAAGAGAAGTTTGGCTGAAATCTTATATTCCAATATTAGAAAAAATTGAAATTGAAGAAGAACTTATGATATCTTTTTGGAACTATTTAGATATTTTCTCAATCTGGATGATAAATACACCTAGTGAGAATTAA
- a CDS encoding EamA family transporter codes for MNLQTKGIVLAVVSAIFYGTNPLGALILFQEGLNVTSVVFYRFLFAVILLALFMKLFKKSFYVTVQQLSILSFLGILFGISAICLFSSFLYMDAGLASTILFVYPIFVAILMAIFFKEKSSIVVVLSIILSFAGVSLLFDSNSANISFFGLSLVLISSLCYAIYIVVINRYLKISSFKTTLYSMLFCTLTIFIYSFSKESSNIMPLINFNMWFYSIFLALIPTIFSLIFLVKAIELIGSTSASILGALEPLTAVFIGVFIFGESLTLKIVLAIFTILLSVILIVIKSYLERLLRLNKRV; via the coding sequence ATGAATTTGCAGACAAAAGGTATTGTATTAGCCGTAGTTTCAGCCATATTTTATGGTACAAATCCATTAGGAGCATTAATACTATTTCAAGAGGGATTAAATGTAACATCTGTTGTATTTTATAGATTTTTATTTGCTGTGATACTTTTAGCCCTTTTTATGAAACTTTTTAAAAAATCGTTTTATGTAACAGTTCAACAACTATCTATTTTATCCTTTCTTGGTATTCTTTTTGGAATATCAGCAATTTGCCTTTTTAGTTCATTTTTATATATGGATGCTGGTCTTGCTAGTACAATATTATTTGTTTATCCAATATTTGTAGCAATTCTAATGGCAATATTTTTCAAAGAAAAAAGTTCAATAGTTGTTGTTTTATCAATTATTTTATCATTTGCTGGTGTATCTTTACTCTTTGATAGTAATAGTGCAAATATAAGCTTCTTTGGATTATCTTTAGTTCTTATCTCTTCATTATGTTATGCAATTTATATAGTTGTAATAAATAGATATTTAAAAATATCTTCTTTTAAAACAACTTTATACTCTATGCTTTTTTGTACACTTACAATATTTATCTACTCTTTTTCAAAAGAGAGCTCTAATATTATGCCTTTAATAAATTTTAATATGTGGTTTTATTCTATATTCTTAGCTTTAATTCCTACAATATTTTCTTTGATATTTTTAGTAAAAGCAATAGAGTTAATAGGTTCAACAAGTGCTTCAATATTAGGAGCTTTGGAGCCTTTAACAGCTGTTTTTATAGGTGTTTTTATATTTGGAGAAAGTTTAACACTAAAGATTGTTTTAGCTATTTTTACTATTCTTTTATCTGTTATTTTGATAGTTATAAAATCTTATTTAGAAAGATTATTAAGATTAAATAAAAGAGTTTAA
- the ybaK gene encoding Cys-tRNA(Pro) deacylase, with protein sequence MTPAINILKKNKCDFKIHKYDHDPACTNFGNEAVEKLGLDANQVYKTLLVELSPKELVVCVLPVSNTLSLKDVANSFDVKKAQMAQKDEAQKVTGYLLGGISPLGQKKLLRTILDESVRKFENIFISGGKRGLDIEVKVKDLETILKAKVAKVTA encoded by the coding sequence ATGACACCAGCTATTAATATATTAAAGAAGAATAAATGTGATTTTAAAATTCACAAATATGATCATGATCCTGCTTGTACAAATTTTGGGAATGAAGCAGTTGAGAAGTTAGGATTAGATGCAAATCAAGTTTACAAAACTTTACTTGTGGAACTTAGTCCAAAAGAGTTGGTTGTTTGTGTGCTTCCAGTTTCAAATACACTTAGTCTAAAAGATGTTGCAAACTCTTTTGATGTAAAAAAAGCTCAAATGGCACAAAAAGATGAAGCACAAAAAGTAACTGGATATTTACTAGGTGGAATTTCTCCACTTGGACAAAAAAAACTTTTGCGAACTATTTTAGATGAAAGTGTAAGAAAATTTGAGAATATTTTTATAAGTGGTGGAAAAAGAGGATTGGATATTGAAGTAAAAGTAAAAGATTTAGAAACTATATTAAAGGCAAAAGTAGCTAAAGTAACTGCGTAA
- a CDS encoding DNA alkylation repair protein, which produces MAEQLKKIYSQEFIEKLSNSLYKNYKDFKKDEFKKAIFINTWESFELKQRMRHISKTLGVFLVFSYKEQIEILKKVKEEFSSLEAIIFQDFVEVFGLDDFECSMKALEAFTIDSSSEFAIRQFILKYEEKTMHQMKLWSKSQNEHIRRLASEGCRPRLPWAIALPKFKQNPEKVFDIIELLKNDSSKYVQKSVANNLNDISKDNPNLVLEFVKNNLGISKELDWICKHGSRTLLKAGNQEILKLFSFKEAKHIDISNFSCDDFVKIEENLNFSFELISKEKLGNIRVEYQIDYLKQNNKYSKKVFMISQNDFNMNQRKFIKKQSFRNLTTRKHYLGKHFIRVLLNGKELVKKEFHLI; this is translated from the coding sequence ATGGCAGAACAATTAAAAAAAATATATTCACAAGAATTTATAGAAAAATTATCAAATAGTTTATATAAAAACTATAAAGATTTTAAAAAAGATGAATTCAAAAAAGCTATTTTTATAAATACTTGGGAAAGTTTTGAGCTAAAACAAAGGATGCGACATATCTCAAAAACTTTGGGAGTTTTTTTAGTATTTTCATATAAAGAGCAAATAGAGATTTTGAAAAAAGTGAAAGAAGAGTTTTCTTCTCTTGAAGCTATTATTTTTCAAGATTTTGTTGAGGTTTTTGGGCTTGATGATTTTGAATGTTCTATGAAAGCTTTGGAAGCTTTTACAATAGATTCAAGTAGTGAATTTGCAATAAGACAATTTATTTTAAAGTATGAAGAAAAAACTATGCATCAAATGAAGCTTTGGTCAAAATCACAAAATGAGCATATAAGAAGACTTGCAAGTGAAGGTTGCAGACCAAGGCTTCCCTGGGCTATTGCTTTACCAAAGTTTAAACAAAATCCAGAAAAAGTATTTGATATAATAGAACTTTTGAAAAATGATTCTTCAAAATATGTTCAAAAAAGTGTAGCAAATAATTTAAATGATATTTCAAAAGATAATCCAAACCTTGTTTTAGAATTTGTAAAGAATAATTTGGGAATTTCAAAAGAGCTTGATTGGATTTGTAAGCATGGAAGTAGAACTTTACTTAAAGCTGGAAATCAAGAAATATTAAAACTTTTTTCTTTTAAAGAAGCAAAACATATAGATATTTCAAATTTTAGTTGTGATGATTTTGTAAAGATTGAAGAAAATTTAAATTTCTCATTTGAATTAATATCAAAAGAGAAACTCGGTAATATAAGAGTTGAGTATCAAATAGATTATTTAAAACAAAATAATAAATATAGTAAAAAAGTTTTTATGATAAGTCAAAATGATTTTAATATGAATCAAAGAAAGTTTATAAAAAAACAGAGTTTTAGGAATTTAACAACAAGAAAACACTATTTAGGCAAACATTTTATAAGAGTTTTACTAAATGGAAAAGAGTTAGTAAAAAAGGAATTTCATCTAATATGA
- a CDS encoding class I SAM-dependent methyltransferase: MVEKNIRYKYQTIEFDDEDIHLRTLKDTQQFSDKNNIAKNLGISSAVWPLFGVVWPSGEVLANFIQDYDFKNKRILEVGCGIGLSSLILNKLDADITATDYHPEAENFLDINTELNNDEEIPFVRVDWNKTYSEKLGKFDLIIGSDLLYERDHVELLSSFINAHSNQKCTVILVNPNRGHQSKFNQEMENYGFSLNAFKPENTDFLDEPYKGKIFEFKR; encoded by the coding sequence ATGGTAGAAAAAAATATTAGGTATAAATACCAAACTATCGAATTTGACGATGAAGATATACACTTAAGAACTCTAAAAGACACTCAACAATTTAGTGATAAAAATAACATAGCAAAAAACTTAGGAATTTCAAGTGCAGTTTGGCCTCTGTTTGGTGTGGTTTGGCCATCTGGAGAAGTTTTGGCAAATTTCATTCAAGATTATGACTTTAAAAATAAGAGAATATTAGAAGTTGGTTGTGGAATTGGACTTTCTAGCCTTATTTTAAATAAATTAGATGCTGATATTACTGCAACTGATTATCATCCTGAAGCTGAAAATTTTTTAGATATCAATACAGAACTAAATAATGATGAAGAAATACCTTTCGTAAGAGTAGATTGGAATAAAACATATTCTGAAAAGCTTGGAAAATTTGATTTAATAATCGGTAGTGATTTACTTTATGAAAGAGATCATGTTGAACTTTTATCTTCTTTTATAAATGCTCACTCAAATCAAAAATGTACAGTAATTTTGGTAAATCCAAATAGAGGACATCAATCAAAATTCAATCAAGAGATGGAAAACTATGGTTTTTCTTTAAATGCTTTTAAGCCTGAAAATACAGATTTTTTAGATGAACCATATAAAGGTAAGATTTTTGAGTTTAAAAGATAA
- a CDS encoding TonB-dependent receptor gives MKRYIISSVTALFISTNTFADDISYSLEKQSLKNAIEAISKKANKQYLVDSSLLNGKSSNEIKNIKGTNNALIEVLKDSGLIFSIEDNVIIIKSRKTIENGTLLDEISVNEGYSNGTAESGYVVKELKQVGPWGEKSLQDTPYSMTVIPQELIENTVSGNIDQLFKMTPTIQESAPTTIWGYPNAVIRGFGTSTSAVDGMKMSSYTYGISTEEIERLEVMNGLSGFMYGAGNVGGITNYVLKRPTYQRLTNLTLGNYGGEQYYAHLDLGNKIDEQGKFAYRLNAVYQDGETSKDDQNVEKKLISGALDWNVTDDFQLQLEAAHKFWRVDRPDNRFYTQGITGWPKAFDNEKTFSPDWTYNQTKTDRVGLNATWDINDIFTLRTAYMYKKDDRESIIIYPIYTPNGWTMYNPVKAAPYDTISQSAYAYLDSKFDTGSISHKLTIGISGETYKERKHINSNITNSSYVIPSGIPSGLTSEQLMDLASPSFSSDYSSKYKANETTSKNIIIGDDITFNEQWSALVGFNYSTVENEVFNTSGTQTSKYDESELTPTLSLIYKPFEDLTTYASYIEGLERGSVVPNDPNVYNNAGEILDPYVSKQYEVGAKYSVSQNLLLSSALFRIEKANSYEETTSNGKKTINQDGLQIHQGLELTVTGKITDNLTVMTGGTLMDLEIDKATNPSLKGKKPTGAASKMAKFYAEYNLPFLSGLTLTGGAYYTGGKYQDNLNKNKIDDYTIYDVGLRYKTKLDKYSTTFNFNVTNLTGEDYWATTWQLGNPRNIAFSMKMDF, from the coding sequence ATGAAAAGATATATAATAAGTTCAGTTACTGCACTATTCATTTCTACAAATACTTTTGCTGATGATATTTCATATTCACTTGAAAAACAATCTTTAAAAAATGCAATTGAAGCTATATCAAAAAAAGCAAATAAACAATATTTGGTAGATAGTAGTTTATTAAATGGTAAGAGTTCAAATGAAATAAAAAATATCAAAGGTACAAATAATGCTTTGATAGAAGTGCTTAAAGATAGTGGTTTAATATTTTCTATAGAAGATAATGTAATTATTATAAAAAGTAGGAAAACTATTGAAAATGGGACTTTGTTGGATGAAATTTCTGTAAATGAGGGGTACAGTAATGGAACTGCTGAAAGTGGGTATGTAGTAAAAGAACTCAAACAAGTTGGACCTTGGGGAGAAAAATCACTTCAAGATACGCCTTACTCAATGACAGTAATTCCTCAAGAACTTATAGAAAATACAGTATCAGGAAATATTGACCAACTATTTAAAATGACACCAACTATTCAAGAATCAGCACCAACTACAATTTGGGGTTACCCAAATGCAGTAATTAGAGGATTTGGCACAAGTACAAGTGCAGTTGATGGTATGAAAATGTCTTCATATACTTATGGTATAAGTACAGAAGAAATTGAAAGATTAGAAGTTATGAATGGCTTATCTGGTTTTATGTATGGAGCAGGAAATGTTGGAGGAATAACAAACTATGTACTTAAAAGACCAACTTATCAAAGACTTACAAACTTAACTCTAGGAAATTATGGTGGAGAACAATACTATGCTCACCTTGATTTAGGAAATAAAATAGATGAACAAGGTAAGTTCGCATATAGATTAAATGCTGTTTATCAAGATGGTGAAACTTCAAAAGATGACCAAAATGTAGAAAAAAAACTTATAAGTGGAGCATTAGATTGGAATGTAACAGATGATTTTCAACTTCAATTAGAAGCTGCACATAAATTTTGGAGAGTAGATAGACCTGATAATAGATTTTATACACAAGGTATAACTGGTTGGCCTAAAGCTTTTGACAATGAAAAAACTTTTTCTCCTGATTGGACTTATAATCAAACTAAAACTGATAGAGTTGGACTAAATGCAACTTGGGATATAAATGATATTTTTACACTAAGAACAGCATATATGTATAAAAAGGATGATAGAGAAAGTATAATAATATATCCTATATATACTCCAAATGGTTGGACAATGTATAATCCAGTTAAAGCAGCCCCTTATGATACTATTTCTCAAAGTGCTTATGCTTATTTAGATAGTAAGTTTGATACTGGTTCTATTTCACATAAATTAACTATTGGTATTTCAGGAGAAACATATAAAGAACGAAAACATATAAATAGTAATATAACTAATAGTTCTTATGTTATACCTAGTGGAATACCAAGTGGATTAACATCTGAACAACTTATGGATTTGGCTTCACCTAGTTTTTCATCAGATTATAGTTCTAAATATAAAGCAAATGAAACAACAAGTAAAAATATTATTATTGGAGATGATATTACTTTTAATGAACAATGGAGTGCTTTAGTTGGATTTAACTATTCAACAGTAGAAAATGAAGTTTTTAATACTTCAGGTACACAAACATCAAAATATGATGAATCAGAATTAACTCCAACCTTATCTTTAATTTATAAACCTTTTGAAGATTTAACTACTTATGCAAGTTATATTGAAGGTTTGGAAAGAGGTAGTGTAGTTCCAAATGACCCAAATGTATATAATAATGCTGGAGAGATATTAGACCCTTATGTAAGCAAACAATATGAAGTTGGAGCAAAATATTCTGTTTCGCAAAATCTACTTTTGAGTTCAGCTTTATTTAGAATTGAAAAAGCTAACTCTTATGAAGAAACAACATCAAATGGTAAAAAAACAATTAACCAAGATGGATTACAAATTCATCAAGGATTAGAGCTAACAGTTACTGGAAAGATTACTGATAATCTTACAGTTATGACGGGTGGAACATTGATGGATTTAGAAATAGATAAAGCTACAAATCCTTCTTTAAAAGGTAAAAAACCAACTGGAGCAGCTTCTAAAATGGCAAAATTTTATGCAGAGTATAATCTTCCATTTTTAAGTGGTTTAACATTAACTGGTGGAGCATATTATACGGGTGGTAAATATCAAGATAATTTAAATAAAAATAAGATTGATGATTATACTATTTATGATGTGGGTTTAAGATATAAAACAAAATTAGATAAATACTCTACAACATTCAATTTTAATGTTACAAATCTTACTGGAGAAGATTATTGGGCTACTACTTGGCAATTAGGTAATCCTAGAAATATTGCATTTTCTATGAAAATGGATTTTTAA
- a CDS encoding FecR family protein, translating into MNRKIKIKEEAIFWIMCEKDGFSKDEKERFSLWLLEDEEHQKAFNRMKLIHSLSNNISNENRNKLLENTHKTISKRKLFKKSRISFTIAASLIFACFFSIKVYENSFKIHFSKEFKTELNSFLETELPDGSKIHLDAKTDIEVEFYENKRFVNLNEGRAIFNVIKDDKRPFIIRNKDINIEVVGTKFEVVHKENSTTVRVEEGKVKTYYSKYFIDKQNKKLLEKEDSITYLAKNGEIIEQKKIDINKIALWRKNIVSLDNSNIKDAIEEFLKYNDFSIDYSIYDEEKYFLTGEFSTMQFNIFLNKLKKIYPLNIEIKDKSIKISEKY; encoded by the coding sequence ATGAATAGAAAGATTAAAATCAAAGAAGAAGCAATTTTCTGGATAATGTGTGAGAAAGATGGTTTTAGTAAAGATGAAAAAGAGAGATTTAGTTTATGGCTTTTAGAAGATGAAGAGCATCAAAAAGCTTTTAATAGAATGAAATTAATTCATAGTTTATCAAATAATATTTCAAATGAGAATAGAAATAAATTACTAGAAAATACACATAAAACAATAAGTAAAAGAAAGTTATTTAAAAAATCTAGAATATCTTTTACTATTGCTGCAAGTCTCATATTTGCCTGTTTTTTTAGTATAAAAGTATATGAGAATAGTTTTAAAATACATTTTTCAAAAGAGTTTAAAACAGAACTAAACTCTTTCTTAGAAACAGAGTTACCAGATGGTTCAAAAATACATTTAGATGCAAAAACAGATATTGAAGTTGAGTTTTATGAAAATAAAAGATTTGTAAACTTGAATGAAGGAAGAGCAATTTTCAATGTAATAAAAGATGATAAAAGACCATTTATAATAAGAAACAAAGATATAAATATAGAAGTTGTTGGTACAAAATTTGAAGTAGTACATAAAGAAAACTCTACTACAGTAAGAGTAGAAGAAGGAAAAGTAAAAACATATTACTCTAAATATTTTATTGATAAACAAAATAAAAAACTACTAGAAAAGGAGGATAGTATAACTTATCTTGCAAAGAATGGAGAAATAATAGAGCAGAAGAAAATAGATATAAATAAGATTGCTCTTTGGAGAAAAAATATAGTAAGTTTAGATAATAGTAATATAAAAGATGCAATAGAAGAGTTTTTAAAATATAATGATTTTAGTATTGATTATTCAATATATGATGAAGAGAAATATTTTCTTACAGGAGAATTCTCAACAATGCAATTTAATATTTTCCTAAATAAACTTAAAAAAATATATCCATTAAATATTGAAATAAAAGATAAAAGTATAAAAATTTCAGAAAAGTATTAA
- a CDS encoding RNA polymerase sigma factor produces the protein MLKYYNELLYFSFRLVGDQEKAKDIIQESYSRFIEIKNRKEIKNERAYLYKIAKNIVVQEAMENKKLSRTIYEENICFSPECEQPEEILIQEDQENIFLQSIEKLAPRQKEAYILFTIEGYSRKEIAEMMDITSNAVEKLIKRATLKIEEELEKRGF, from the coding sequence TTGTTGAAATATTATAATGAATTACTCTATTTTTCTTTTAGATTAGTTGGAGATCAAGAAAAAGCAAAAGATATAATACAAGAGTCTTACAGTAGATTTATAGAGATAAAAAATAGAAAAGAGATAAAAAATGAGAGAGCATATTTATATAAAATAGCAAAAAACATAGTAGTTCAAGAAGCTATGGAAAATAAAAAACTATCAAGAACAATATATGAAGAAAATATTTGTTTTTCGCCAGAATGTGAACAACCAGAAGAGATTTTAATTCAAGAAGATCAGGAAAATATCTTTTTACAAAGTATAGAAAAATTAGCACCTAGACAAAAAGAAGCTTATATTTTATTTACAATTGAAGGATATAGTAGAAAAGAGATAGCTGAAATGATGGATATTACATCAAATGCAGTTGAAAAACTTATAAAAAGAGCAACTCTTAAGATTGAAGAAGAATTAGAAAAGAGGGGATTTTAA
- a CDS encoding agmatinase family protein, with translation MTYRNLKEEIEVLEKGLPPKKDDGFLGGRLNPEEASLVLLPVPWEATVSFADGTANAPDNIRTSSHQLDVENYHYIKAYQAGIAMLETDKKIYKLSNKARKKAIKVIEALEDGKIDNKSLKFVNKASKILNNKVYEKSLNLLKNNKFVALVGGDHSCPLGLIKALNDSSKEEFGILHVDAHHDLREAYEGFTYSHASIFYNVLNECNKVSKLVQVGIRDYSSEEANRMLELKERGACLYDSVMQSQLASGKSLEEIFTPFINQLPQNVYLSIDIDGLEPLNCPNTGTPVPGGLRYAELEHLIFMIVKSGKSIIGFDLCEVGDSIDGWDANVGARVLYQLCGALLASQGKIEFK, from the coding sequence ATGACTTATAGAAATTTAAAAGAAGAGATAGAAGTATTAGAAAAAGGTCTTCCACCAAAAAAAGATGATGGATTTTTGGGTGGAAGATTAAATCCAGAAGAGGCAAGTTTAGTTTTATTACCAGTTCCTTGGGAAGCTACTGTTTCCTTTGCAGATGGAACAGCAAATGCACCTGATAATATAAGAACTTCAAGTCATCAATTAGATGTAGAAAATTATCACTATATAAAAGCTTATCAAGCTGGAATTGCAATGCTTGAAACAGATAAAAAGATTTATAAACTTAGTAATAAAGCAAGAAAAAAAGCTATAAAAGTAATTGAAGCTCTAGAAGATGGAAAAATAGATAATAAATCTTTAAAATTTGTAAATAAAGCATCAAAAATATTAAATAATAAAGTTTATGAAAAATCTTTAAATCTTTTAAAAAATAATAAATTTGTAGCTCTCGTAGGAGGTGATCATTCTTGTCCTCTTGGGCTTATAAAAGCTTTAAATGATAGTTCAAAAGAGGAGTTTGGAATACTTCATGTAGATGCTCATCACGATTTAAGAGAAGCTTATGAAGGTTTTACTTATTCTCATGCATCTATTTTTTATAATGTTTTAAATGAATGCAACAAAGTATCAAAACTTGTTCAAGTAGGAATTAGAGATTATAGCAGTGAAGAAGCAAATAGAATGCTTGAATTAAAAGAAAGAGGCGCTTGTTTATATGATAGTGTTATGCAAAGTCAATTAGCAAGTGGGAAATCTCTTGAAGAAATTTTTACACCATTTATAAACCAACTTCCACAAAATGTTTATCTATCAATTGATATTGATGGATTAGAACCATTAAATTGCCCTAATACAGGAACTCCTGTTCCTGGAGGATTAAGATATGCAGAACTTGAACATCTTATATTTATGATTGTAAAATCTGGGAAAAGTATAATTGGATTTGACCTTTGTGAAGTTGGAGATAGTATTGATGGATGGGATGCAAATGTTGGAGCTAGAGTTTTATATCAACTTTGTGGAGCATTACTTGCAAGTCAAGGGAAAATAGAGTTTAAATAG
- a CDS encoding 2-isopropylmalate synthase, which produces MSFTKYKKYPKIENFQREWADKSIEKAPIYCSVDLRDGNQALINPLTVEQKLEYFAYLVRIGFKQIEVSFPSASDTDFNFTRKLIEENLIPSDVAIQVLVPAKKELIKKSVEAMKGVKNGIFHLYNPTNEFQRRVVFQKSDEEIIQMAVDSMKYLLELTKDFEGNVIYQYSPESFSQTNLDFAIKICNEVINVVKPTKQKKMIINLPNTLEACTPNVYADRIEYMCKHLKYREALIVSVHPHNDRGTSVASAELAVLAGANKVEGTLFGNGERAGNLDIINFAFNIYSEGIDPKLDLSIIDEVKAMYEEKTNFKVDQRHPYVGDMIFTAFSGGHQDAIKKGIDFYRQSESKIWNVPYLLIDPKDIKRGYENIIRINSQSGKGGISFIISEFFGINMNKDETIKFANVIKNRSDRLKRELEKDEIIELYKKFQNKS; this is translated from the coding sequence ATGAGTTTTACAAAATATAAGAAATACCCTAAAATTGAAAACTTTCAAAGAGAATGGGCAGATAAAAGTATAGAAAAAGCACCAATTTATTGTAGTGTAGATTTAAGAGATGGAAATCAAGCTTTGATAAATCCTTTAACTGTTGAGCAAAAATTAGAATATTTTGCTTATTTAGTGAGAATAGGTTTTAAACAAATAGAGGTTAGTTTTCCAAGTGCTAGTGATACAGATTTTAATTTTACAAGAAAATTAATAGAAGAAAATTTAATTCCTTCAGATGTAGCTATTCAAGTTTTAGTTCCAGCAAAAAAAGAGCTTATAAAAAAGAGTGTTGAAGCTATGAAAGGTGTAAAAAATGGTATTTTTCACTTATATAATCCAACAAATGAGTTTCAAAGAAGAGTCGTTTTTCAAAAAAGTGATGAAGAAATAATCCAAATGGCAGTTGATTCTATGAAGTATTTACTTGAACTTACAAAAGATTTTGAAGGAAATGTTATTTATCAATATTCACCAGAGAGTTTTTCTCAAACGAATTTGGATTTTGCTATAAAAATATGTAATGAAGTTATAAATGTTGTAAAACCAACAAAACAAAAAAAGATGATAATAAATTTACCAAATACTTTAGAAGCTTGTACTCCAAATGTATATGCAGATAGAATAGAGTATATGTGTAAGCATTTAAAATATAGAGAAGCTTTAATTGTAAGTGTTCATCCACATAATGATAGAGGAACATCTGTTGCAAGTGCAGAGTTAGCTGTTCTTGCAGGAGCAAATAAGGTTGAAGGAACTTTATTTGGAAATGGTGAACGAGCAGGAAACTTAGATATTATAAATTTTGCTTTTAATATTTATTCAGAAGGAATTGATCCTAAATTAGACTTATCAATAATTGATGAAGTAAAAGCTATGTATGAAGAGAAAACAAACTTTAAAGTAGATCAAAGGCATCCTTATGTTGGAGATATGATATTTACAGCTTTTAGTGGTGGACATCAAGATGCTATTAAAAAAGGGATAGATTTTTATAGACAAAGTGAAAGTAAAATTTGGAATGTACCGTATTTATTAATAGATCCAAAAGATATCAAAAGAGGGTATGAAAATATTATTAGAATAAACTCACAATCTGGAAAAGGTGGAATTAGTTTTATAATAAGTGAATTTTTTGGGATCAATATGAACAAAGATGAAACTATAAAGTTTGCTAATGTGATTAAGAATAGATCAGATAGATTAAAAAGAGAGTTAGAAAAAGATGAAATAATAGAACTATATAAGAAGTTTCAAAATAAAAGTTGA
- a CDS encoding helix-turn-helix transcriptional regulator, protein MALNIKKHLDENYLEEFILNDLAKEFKLSVVHLIRVFKKEFGLPIHSYILNKKVHLAKDLISLNKPIIEVAQNSGFFDQSHLNRSFKRIFQITPKEYQNNIFK, encoded by the coding sequence TTGGCTTTAAATATTAAAAAACATTTAGATGAAAACTATCTTGAAGAGTTTATATTAAATGATTTAGCAAAAGAGTTTAAACTAAGTGTAGTTCATTTAATACGAGTATTTAAAAAAGAGTTTGGACTTCCAATTCACTCATATATTTTAAATAAAAAAGTACATCTAGCAAAAGATTTAATATCTTTAAATAAACCTATTATTGAAGTTGCTCAAAATAGTGGATTTTTCGATCAAAGTCATTTAAATAGAAGTTTTAAAAGAATTTTCCAGATTACACCAAAAGAGTATCAAAATAATATTTTTAAATAA
- a CDS encoding superoxide dismutase: MKHELMKLPYASLAPLMSDETLEYHHGKHHNTYVTNLNNLIAGTKFENMSLEEIVKNSDGGLFNNAAQVFNHDFFFNGLTPTQGAIPANVEAALTKTFGSVEKFKEEFTAKAIGQFGSGWAWLVKDASGDLKIVTTSNAGCPITDGLTPVLTCDVWEHAYYIDTRNARPKFLENFWKLVNWDVVASKLA, encoded by the coding sequence ATGAAACACGAATTAATGAAATTACCATACGCAAGTTTAGCACCATTAATGTCTGATGAAACTTTAGAGTATCATCATGGAAAACACCACAATACATATGTTACAAACTTAAATAATCTTATTGCAGGAACAAAATTTGAGAATATGAGTCTTGAAGAGATTGTTAAAAACTCTGATGGAGGATTATTTAATAATGCTGCTCAAGTATTTAATCATGATTTTTTCTTCAATGGTTTAACACCAACTCAAGGTGCAATTCCAGCAAATGTTGAAGCTGCTTTAACAAAAACTTTTGGAAGTGTTGAGAAATTCAAAGAAGAGTTTACAGCTAAGGCTATTGGACAATTTGGTTCAGGTTGGGCTTGGTTAGTTAAAGATGCAAGTGGAGATTTAAAAATTGTTACTACATCAAATGCAGGATGTCCTATAACTGATGGTTTAACACCAGTTTTAACATGTGATGTGTGGGAACACGCATACTACATTGATACAAGAAATGCAAGACCAAAATTCTTAGAGAACTTCTGGAAACTTGTAAACTGGGATGTAGTTGCTAGTAAATTAGCATAA